The Caldisalinibacter kiritimatiensis genome contains a region encoding:
- a CDS encoding polymorphic toxin type 35 domain-containing protein, which translates to GGTVIAAGTWLYNKVVDWFEARAFNKSAEKAVNSCNSNKIHHIMKAKHNWNKFKKDPKWSDVAPILIKVLKDGAETWEKNNQYIRTLTYKGETVVVRFIKDAEGLVKYISTAWCK; encoded by the coding sequence GGTGGTACAGTAATAGCAGCAGGTACTTGGTTATATAACAAAGTTGTTGATTGGTTTGAAGCTAGAGCGTTTAATAAATCAGCAGAAAAAGCTGTAAATAGTTGTAATAGTAATAAAATACATCATATAATGAAAGCAAAACATAATTGGAATAAGTTTAAGAAAGATCCAAAATGGAGTGATGTTGCTCCCATTCTTATTAAGGTTTTAAAGGATGGAGCAGAAACTTGGGAAAAGAACAATCAATATATTCGTACACTTACCTATAAAGGTGAAACTGTAGTTGTTAGATTTATTAAAGACGCAGAAGGACTTGTTAAATATATTAGCACTGCATGGTGTAAATAA